Below is a window of Populus trichocarpa isolate Nisqually-1 chromosome 3, P.trichocarpa_v4.1, whole genome shotgun sequence DNA.
TTGAGATATACTCCAGTTATGTCtaatattttatcttgaatCATCTTTCTGTTTCACTTTGTTGTCAAAACAATTTCTAgctgtttgttttcctttaatttgCACGACCACTTCTTCTCTTTGTTTAGTAGATATGAGTAACTCAATGATGCCAAGGATGAAGGTCATGGTTTATTTGGTTTATGACAGAGGTTAACCTGAATCCACTGTACATCTGATTAACATATGATCAAAGCattctttctcattttcttcttagttaAGTAGAAACTCCATACCCAAATCACCAATTCTTTTACCTTGTTTTCAATTATAAGGATTGAGGAGGTGGTATGTGCTGCTAAGTCCAACAATATATATCAATACTTTTCTTTAGCTATATTTAATTAGTTCTTGCCGTACAAATTTTGTGTATTTCGTGTCAtcataaacatatatttttgaatggatgtGAGCAAGGGGAAAGGAAAGTTCAAAGGTAATCTGATCATCAAGACATGGGAGAGATGCATATCGTTTGGCAGGGGAAGCAAGAGAACGTCAAGACTGGAACGTTCTTTAACACCAAAGAGCAAATCATGCCCGCATATTAAAGTTTCACTTGAAGACGACCATGATCAAAAACATTCCAGGAAATCACGCGTAGCTCCTGAAGGTTGCTTCTCAGTCTACGTTGGACCCCAGAAACAAAGGTTTGTGATCAAGACAGAGTATGCAAACCACCCACTATTCAAGATTCTGCTTGAAGAAGCAGAGTCTGAGTATGGTTACAACCCTGAAGGCCCTCTAACACTACCCTGCAACGTTGATATCTTCTACAAAGTGTTGATGGCTATGGAGGACACTGGTATTGATAACAAGATTCATCGCGGATGTAGCTTTGCCAAGAATTATGGATCTTATCACCTTCTTAGCCCATCGAGGATGATTGTTTTGAATCAGTTTTAAATCAAGTCTATGTagaattg
It encodes the following:
- the LOC7481201 gene encoding auxin-responsive protein SAUR32, whose protein sequence is MDVSKGKGKFKGNLIIKTWERCISFGRGSKRTSRLERSLTPKSKSCPHIKVSLEDDHDQKHSRKSRVAPEGCFSVYVGPQKQRFVIKTEYANHPLFKILLEEAESEYGYNPEGPLTLPCNVDIFYKVLMAMEDTGIDNKIHRGCSFAKNYGSYHLLSPSRMIVLNQF